ATCTGACCTTTCTTGGGAATCGGCAAAGGTCCGAACTCGCGGATCGTCCAGCCCAGTTGTTTGTCATAAGGAAATGTACCTACCACAATGCCATGCTGTTCCGGATGCTTCAGATTCGCCAGATATTGCTGGGCATCGTAGTTTCCCAACTGTTCGTCACAACCACGTACTTTATAAAATCCCCCACGAATCTCCAATGTATCCCCCGGCAAAGCAATACAACGCTTTACGTAATATTGCATTACATCCATCCGGACACTGTCCCAACGATTCATTTGATAAGGGAAATTAAAAACCAGTATATCATTTCTCTGGAAACTCCCCCATCCGGGCATCCGGTGGATAGTGACATCCTCATTATCCAAGGCTGCAAACACATCGAACAGGCGAGCCCCTTTTATCATCTTATTAACTAATATCCGGTCGCCATCCTTCAATGCCGGTTCCATAGAGTCCGAAGGTATCCTGAATGAAGTAAAGCAGAACAGTTGCATCAAGAACAGAATAACCACCATACAGAATATGAAGAAAGCCAGATTCTCCAATATCGCCTGAATTCTCTTTATCATGCTCATAAGTTTCCCTTTAATTGAATCAATTTATAATAAGCTGCCAACCCCAACACACATTTCACACGTTCGTCATTTTCATCCAACAACCCGATGATAGGATATGTCTCTTTCTTCATCTTCTGTTGCAGATAATCCGCCCACACCTCCAATTGCTCCCAATGCATACCAGCATAATCAAAGTCCTGTTCCGCTTCTACAATAGCAGTTGTCATCATCAGCATATTGGCAGCCGCTTCTACGGCACAGTTTTCTAATCTCACCTGTTTACTGGCAACAGGATACAAGCCGATATCATACGGCGGGTATTTCTTGCTCCAATGAATATCTTCACAGTACTCGAATATGGGATCCAACAAACCTCTCATCCAGTCGGTACGATGAAAGAATAACAATGCCGGAAAACTCTTATAAGCTTCTCTGACATTACCCAATGTATCGCCCAAACAAAAAAGCTTATTATCCGAAGATGATATAAATCTGTGAGAAGATATAAAATTACGATAAGCAGGAAGCATTTGTTCCGCCAATGTCTTATCCCCCGCCTGAAACGCTTTGGTATTCCATCGGTTATCCAAAATATCACATTCCGCCTTAAGTTCCTTATATCTATTTCCTACGGATTTCATTAATTCTTTTACCTCCCTTGTCCCATCACTATTCCAAAGAGGAGACAGAGCCTCGCCATCATATTGTAGCACCTGTCCTTCTTCATATCCGACAAGTAATACCCCACTACTATCCTTATCCCTTTCATTTCCCACGTACAGCTTTTGAGACAAGATGGCATGACCATCCATACATGAAAAGGTTGTTTCATCCGCTGCCATAGCCAAATACAAGCTGTCGGACTTCACAAAACGCCAATCCTTATCGACCCAACTATCAATTTTCCTCTTGCCAAACATCCATTCCATATCCACGTCGAACAAAACCTCCACCGCATGTTCCTTTCCGCTTTCCGTACGAACCTGATAGGTAAGAAAACCGACAGGCCAGCCTGTCAGATCCCACTTTTCCGACAAGGAAGGTGAGACAAAGTCAACCTGAAGATCCACCTCTCCACATTGGAAAATAAATTGAGTCTGCGTAGCTTGCACATCCATCTTTTTCAGAGTTGCAGGTTTCGCTTCAGCATACGTTTTATTTTCTATATATAAGCCGAAATCCAACAAAGCAGGACCTCCCGTATTCCG
The Bacteroides caecimuris DNA segment above includes these coding regions:
- the lepB gene encoding signal peptidase I; the protein is MSMIKRIQAILENLAFFIFCMVVILFLMQLFCFTSFRIPSDSMEPALKDGDRILVNKMIKGARLFDVFAALDNEDVTIHRMPGWGSFQRNDILVFNFPYQMNRWDSVRMDVMQYYVKRCIALPGDTLEIRGGFYKVRGCDEQLGNYDAQQYLANLKHPEQHGIVVGTFPYDKQLGWTIREFGPLPIPKKGQIVMMNRTNCLLYRQLIGWEQKKRLRIKDGQIVLGDSVITQYRFKKNYYFVSGDHMANSQDSRYWGMLPEEYIVGKATRIWYSEDKFTEKPRWDRIMQKIK
- a CDS encoding glutaminase domain-containing protein, coding for MEIRTYIRFVVAWRMIIILGIISLVYACSCPDEKISHLSVIAPSRHTLLAVTPSLSLQLTGDTLNKSYPQLRTGEAFPITGILRVDGILYRFMGGDSLRISPLAPLSEDTVGWTGKYSFLFPGKGWEQRRYDDSWWSEGKGAFGPVKGYYPAHTLWGAENIYVRRHVKVDNKDALRNHKIYVRYVCDDWLKLFCNGKYLLESRYTYKTKCQRLTDEAISQIIDGDNNILAAYCRNTGGPALLDFGLYIENKTYAEAKPATLKKMDVQATQTQFIFQCGEVDLQVDFVSPSLSEKWDLTGWPVGFLTYQVRTESGKEHAVEVLFDVDMEWMFGKRKIDSWVDKDWRFVKSDSLYLAMAADETTFSCMDGHAILSQKLYVGNERDKDSSGVLLVGYEEGQVLQYDGEALSPLWNSDGTREVKELMKSVGNRYKELKAECDILDNRWNTKAFQAGDKTLAEQMLPAYRNFISSHRFISSSDNKLFCLGDTLGNVREAYKSFPALLFFHRTDWMRGLLDPIFEYCEDIHWSKKYPPYDIGLYPVASKQVRLENCAVEAAANMLMMTTAIVEAEQDFDYAGMHWEQLEVWADYLQQKMKKETYPIIGLLDENDERVKCVLGLAAYYKLIQLKGNL